The sequence below is a genomic window from Setaria italica strain Yugu1 chromosome IV, Setaria_italica_v2.0, whole genome shotgun sequence.
TGCACATGTCTACCGAAGAGAGCTTAGGAATTTTCTTATTTATCTGTGCGGGAAATGAGTCTAATAGAAAATGTCAAAATCGATTCAAGCACTCTGGTGAAACTATTAGTCGAAAATTTGAGAATGTTCTAAACTGTTTGATGGCCATGGCAAAGGATTTCATTAGGCCAAAAGATCCAAATTTTCATAATGTTCATAGGAGAATAAGGGATGATAGGCGAGCATAtccacatttcaaagattgcattggagcaCTTGATGGCACCCATATTCGTGTTTCCCTTCCACCGGATGATCAAGTGAGGTATATCGGGAAGACAGGGATAGCCACCCAAAATGTTTTAGCAGTCTGTGATTTCGACATGCGGTTCACATATGTGTCAACGGGCCAACCAGGAGCtatgcatgacacaagtgtgTTATACAATGCATTGAGTGTGGATGAGAAATTCTTTCCACATCCACCGCAAGGTAAAATTTATTGGAATAGTTATTTTACCATTATACGTGactacaaataaatttattttttgtcatCATTTGTAGGTAAATACTACGTTGTCGATGCGGGTTATCCCAATCGTCCAGGTTATCTAGCTCCATATAAGGGTGAGAGGTATCATATGCCTGAGTGGCATAGAGGTATGGAACCAAAAACCCCAAAGGAAAAATTCAATCGCATCCATTCTTCTATTCgaaatgtgattgagcgatcttttggcgtattgaaaatgaagtggcaaatttTATACAAAATGCCGAACTACCCGATGTGGAAACAAAAAATGGTAGTTATTGCTTGTAtggtccttcacaatttcattcgtGAGCATAATAGTGAGGATTCAGACTTTGCTCGGTTTGATCGTGATCCTAATTTTGTCCCTACAATACCGCAATGGTACAATCCATTTGTAGTTCCATCGGATGGATCTACTTCAGAAGGCAGTGTCACTACAATGGATATTTTTCGCGATGAGCTGGCCACCAATCTTGCTCTTGCTTGGAGGTAGAATGAAATGAAGTAGTGAattatcaaatttattttctatgTATGGACAATTATTTATGTATGAACAATTAATCAACTTCTTGGGAAAATGACTGGATGCATGCGTATATAAAAAAACATGTCAATACGTCTTCCTCCGGCCATTTTTCTCCGGCCATTTTTCTTCGGACATAAAAAAACATGTCAAAATGACTGGAAAATGACCAGTATGTCTTCCTccggccatttttcttttttcagaaaaaaatgagaagaaaaaatggaaaataCCAAGGGTATTAGTGGACAATCCAACCAAAAACTCTGTTTCTGGATTTGGAGCTGTTGTCTCAGCCAAACACTTTTGCTCAGCTCCACGGTGAGAACATAGATCCACGCTGGAGCTGCTCTGTAGTGGAGCTACTGTTTTTTTGGATCTGGAGCTacgtggagctctgccaaacatgCCTTAATTGATAGAGATTGTACGCTTCAAATTTTTCTATCGGGTCGTGTACTGATCTGGTCTCTTGACGAGGGTTCATGAGGTCCTGCTGAGTAAATGCTAGCAATAGTCTTCTAGAGAGAACTTGACTGCACAGTCCCAGTATTACTAGATGAGATGAGGAGTGTGTACTGTGCTGTATTGTTTTTGTCAGGTGAAGTTAGAAAACATAGATTACTTCTTTTgcgaaaacaaaacaaagaatACTTAGAAAAAGCAGTTTCTGATTCCATGGAACGTGATTGCGTGACGCTACGTGGAACGAGGCTGCAGGGTATCTCTCAACTGAATCTCAGATAGAGGGGATTAGGAACCAACGCCGGCCCGCTGACGAGTCTTTGTCAGTGAGTCATGAGGACCATTATTGGCATCTAGAAAGGATCACTGTTTTCAAAGGTCAGGACCCCGTtgtttagggtgcgtttggttgcgaggacgaagtgggacgggacgggacgatcccacttcgtcccgcgtttggttggaggacaggtgggacggggacatccctaccagggaatataccctccagatgcgggatgcccccgtcNNNNNNNNNNNNNNNNNNNNNNNNNNNNNNNNNNNNNNNNNNNNNNNNNNNNNNNNNNNNNNNNNNNNNNNNNNNNNNNNNNNNNNNNNNNNNNNNNNNNGGGCGACGGCCGGCggtcgagcgggcgcgggcgggcgagcgggcggcgtctggcgggcgagcgggcgcggccggcgagcgagcgggcgcgggtgggcgcgggtggcggccggcgggcgagcgggcgcgagcggcggttggcgagcgggcgcgggcggcggccggcgggcgaacgggcgcggccggcgggcgcgggcgggcgccggctagcgggcgcggccggcggccggcgggcgcgagctccaccgtggccggccggtggaggaagaaaatacctgttagtatgacaggtgggtcccacgaacggtgttaacaggagaagaaaacggtgcttgtcccgtctatagcgatctctccaaccaaacaaaaaataggatcatcccatcccattcaaccaaacaagaaatgggatcatcccatcccgaaaaactggaacgggatcgtcccgttctacattgtctcccaaccaaacgcacccttaatcGTCCAGTGGAGCGCATCTAGAAGGTTGAAGTCAAACTAGCACTGCAGGAGCGTGGACACAGGAATTGATTAGGCTGTGCGTCGGCACGGTACCTTCTGCCGTGGAGTACACATCCCTCCGTCGCGCCGGTGTCACGATGATTGAAATTGAAATTCACACGAATCTACTCCCTcgatcccaaattatagatcattttagatttattaaatttataaattttattatgcatttagatatagatgcataataatatgtaatctaaatgcataataatatgtatgtatctagaaaaagcaaaatgacatataatttgaaatggagggagtaattgttTTCACGGgatacagaaaagaaaaaagcattTCGAAGTGAGATAGAGGCAGGGCAAGCTCTTACCATTTGATATGGCACTGTTCTCTGCTGGTTTTCTGACCATCCCCGTCGGAAGGCAATATAAACTATGGGCCAGTGTGGAAGAAAAGACTCAGTAATCAGTCAACACTTACTTCGTAAACCTTTTGAATCTTCTTGAACTGAATACTTTCTCAGCTTACCAAGCCTAACTTCAGCTCCTATCTTTACAACGACTTCGCCCCATTTTTCAACGGCAACGGAAAAGAATAATCAAGAACTCCTCTACGTCTCGTATTCGCATTCTCATTTTTCTAAAGTACTACAGCACGCAGAAGAGTAAAAACTGGAAAATGAAACCGTTTCCAACGGAACGGAGTCGTCGTTCCCGCGGCGCGTTCACATTTGCGCGCGAGCAGCTTCGTCTCGTGGATCACATGGCCATGGATAGTCCGCggcgcctcgcctcgccgcgcaTTGATACGCTACCATGTGCCGCGTCCGTGCGACGTGCGTCGCCGTCTCGCCGTAGTCAGTGGTGTGGATCGACGAACACACGCGCGCGATGCGTGGCGCGAATCAGGCCTGCCGCTGCCGGGCGATCGccttctcctcgtcgtcgtcctcggtcTCGCtgtcgccggccgcggcgccgaccCTCGCGCCGGAGACGGcagtggcggcgccgccgaggcagTCGAAGCGGACGCTCCCCTTGGGCGGGGtcacggcgccgccgtccgccgcgttGGCCGTTTTCTCACGCTTGGTGGTCCTCGGGGACGCTTCCGTCGTCGTCCCTGCCGCCACGGCGGGCTCCCCCGCGTCGGGCACCGGCACCCTCCTCGACGCGGACCAGAACGGGACCCTTGACGAGAGCGTCCGCGCGATGAACGACGGCCACCGGTCCGACCGCCCGAGCCGCGCGCttcgggcggcgccggcgctgccgtcCCGGTCCCGGTCCCGCTCCGCCGGCCCCGTGCGGCGCAGGCTCTCCTCGCCAGCGGCGACCATCTCCCTGCGCACGTGCTCCGGCAGCCGCAGCGTGAAGCGCTCGAGGTCACCGTCGAGGCGCGTGGCGAGGGAGTGGCCCGTGGAGTGCGACCGCgggacgagcggcggcggcagcggcggccgccccgACCGCGACCGCACCGCGCGGCGCTGGCTCCCGATCCGCTCCAGCTCCatcgcctcctccctcctcctgtcctcctcctcggcgccgtcgcAGCTCACGTCGATAGCCACCGAATCCGCCTGCTGGTCCTCCCCAGCCAGCTCGCCGGAGCTGTTCGCCTCGGCCGCGGCGAGCTCCTGGGGGTCGAGGCTGCACCGGCAGACGGGGCAGGTGACGTGGCCGGCGAGCCACTCGCCGATGCAGTCCGGATGGAAGGCGTGGCTGCACCGGGGCAGCAGCCGgagctcctcgtcgtcctcgaacTCGCTGAGGCAGACCGCGCACTCGAGCGCGGCGTCCTTGCCCCCGACCCGGAGCTCCTTGGCCTCCGCGTACCTCATGGTCGGGAACGACGCGACCACGGTGGGGTCGAGCCCGCGCTGCCGGTTCCGCTCCTCCTGCCGCGACAGCGCGAGCAGCGCGGAGGCTGGGATGGCCGGGCCGCCCGAGGAGGCGCcccgcccgcaccgccgcatGTACACGGAGAAGAagccgatgaagaagaaggccgcGATGAGCGCCACGAGGAGCACAACCATGGGCGCGCTGAACCCCGGCGGCTGCGTCTGCCTGCTGtaccctccgcctcctccgccgccgttgtCCTTGTCCCGCGACGGCccctgcgcggcggcgggcccgaCGAGCAGTAGTAGTAGGATGAGCGCGGcgagtagcggcggcggcgcggcatggTGGCGAGGCGTcgtcatgtggcagtcatgcAGTGGTGGGTGGGCGCTGGGCGGGTTGTGCTTATTGGACGGAGTCGCTGGCGCGCGGGGAGCGGAGGTGCATATAAACGGGGTGGAGTGGAGTCATGGAGAGGACATGGTGCGATCGTGGCGTCTGGtggctgggcggcggcgagcaggcggcgcacGTCAGGTTTGATGGGCTCGGGGCGTTGGGCACCGGGGTTTTGGCGTCCGCGACCGTCCAGGTGTCCGGAGTAGGTCGCACACCGCGATGGCTGCACATGGGGAAAAAAGCatgcaaaattcaaatttcgaagCATAGCTGATGAGCATCATGATCAGATGGCATAGGTCCATGATGTGTGGCTGTGCAGTGGTGTACTGCGATGGGACGCCGTCTTGTTGCTTCGGGTTGGCTGGCCGTTAATTACGAACTGGACGATCTGACTGATGCATGGTAATGCTTGGTCGTTGTATTTTTTCTCCCTCTTAATGAAACACATGCTCTAGACATGTTCTCTTGAAAAAAAAGTGCGAGTACGGGCTAATTGTACGGTTGGTGACGAGCAATATGATCAGCATCTCTTAACGAATTCATCAATTATTTGAGCTTACCTGGGGTGTACCGGCTAGTACGGCTGGAATTTTGGTACGACTGCTTGGGCTCCAATCCAAACATGCAAGAATTTTGGTAGctgttttcgaaaaaaaaagaattttggtAGCACTCGTGGAGGTCAAAAGCAAGAACTTGGCACGGCTCGTTCTTGATCGGCTTCCTTCTTGATGTCTCCACGGCACCAACTTCCCACCGGGCTGTGGGTGCGTCCGTGCATGAACAGAAGAGAACCACGTAGCCATGTACGGACGCACACATGCTGTTCTATTTTGCAGaactcatttttcttttttcatgtttGCGATTCTTGATGTCAGCGTATCATGACGAAGGCTGTGCAGCTGAAAACCTTatagagcgcgcgtgcgccgctACCTGTTAGCAGCGACCGAAGAGATTACGTTATCGGAAGAGCGCAACGCCGCTCACAactggaggagaagaagagagacaACGTCGCTCGCAGCCGGAGAAGAAAAAGATAGAGGTTAGGGTTTTCGGGGTTGGGGGTTGCCGAGATTGGTCTGTGGCCGCCGGACTTAGAGGAGAGCTTGGGGCCAGCGGTCgaccggtggcggtggcgggttgttgggcggcgagggcgccgccaGCTGGGGTCGGGGCAGGATAACCGGTAGGCTGtgctggcggcgggggcggaggatgCCGGAGTTGTTTGGAAGggcggggtggaggcggcgggtgAGGTTGGTgggtcggcggcgaggtcggcggcaGCCGCGGGCGGTGGGAGCAGCCAGCGGGAGCACGGTGGGTAGCCGCGGCACCGTGGGTGGCGCCGTCGGCTGCGAGGGAGGCGGACTGTTGGGGCAGTGGCAGGGGCAGCGGCGTAGtcgtgaggaagaagaacggcggcagaggaagaaggaatagataaggaaggaagagagaggaagggaaggaaaaagATGTTCGCTGTAAAGGTGTCGCAGCATCGGCGTGCGAGCACCAGCGAGTGGGCCCTGTGCAGCTGCCAATCAGTATGAAATCATTTCCCCgatcatatttagtcctcttaattaacatccgaatatttgatgtgatatgaattttaggagatcctaaagaaccaaacacccgtCAGCTATTCAGCTGCCACTTGCAGTCGCGGCAGCGTGCCGAGACCGCATGGTGAAACGCAGGCGCCGGGCAGCGTGCTGCGAGACCCGGTCCAGCCGTCCGCCTCACGCGCTCACGACCTGAAGGCAGGAGCCAAAAACAACAAGCCCACCCACACCCCGACAACCGGCACTCGCGACCGAACTCGAAGTCCACCCCACGTGGATCCGGCAACCCACAAGTAAGGCCTGTGCATGGGTGGTTTTACACGCATTTGGGTGGGTTTTTGATCCACCCATTTAGTGATTAATTTAGACGGATCAGATAGTATTGGATTGGGTGGGTCAGCTGGTTCCAGGTACCAAAGCACCTAGGGTGTGATTGGTTATCTTCCCTGAGGAGCTTGGCTCGCACCAGAGAACCTGGCCGGCCGGAACTAGGATCTGGGGATGCAATGGGGTCGTGTTTGGTTATCGTTTGAGTTAAACCAGGCTGCGAAGATACGGTGATTGGTTGCATGTACGAATCTAAAATTCAAAAAAGAGACGCTGTTTGGTTGGTCGCATAGAGGCAGTTCGAATCACCACTTGCATTGAGGAGGTGAAGTTACCTAGCTGAACATAGTTTATGAGGAAAGTAGAGTTTGtaactaaactaaaattacTTAGACTTTGAAACTAAAACCACAATTATTACAGCTTGAACTAAGATAATTAAAGCCTCTAACAACATGAACATATATTTACAGTCCCATTAGGCATTGTTGATAATAGGTCGAGGTTGCGCCGGTAGCTCAGTAGGTTGAAATTTGGCACCATGAAAAGCTTCCATCGCTTCGTCTTTGGTCTTGTACTTCTTGTAGCATGCTCCCTTGAATCCATTCACTTGATCATGGCAAGCCTCCCAACTGCAGTAGACTCCAGTGTGACGACCAACAGTGACAACGTACCACGCCATGTGTTCTACAAAATGGACAAAACAAAGTATCATTGGCcttacaaataacctgacaacAAGTGCTAAATTTCAGAGAACAAAAATGACagatcattggcaaagggctaatgctcagATTCAGGAACAGGTTAAAGGAAGTAGCTACATGACAGCAATTAGCACAGCACAAAGTCGAATTGTACCACCAAATAACCTGACAAGTGctcaatttcagaaaaaaaaaatgacacatcattggcaaagggctaatgctcagATTCAGGAATAGGTTAGAGGAAGTAGCTAAATGACAGCAATTAGCACAGAACAAAGTCCAATTGTActtacaaataacctgacaacAAGTGCTAAATTTCAAAAAACATAAATGACagatcattggcaaagggctaCTGATCAGATTCAGGAATAGGTTAGAGGAAGTAGGTAAATGACAGCAATTAGCACAGAACAAAGTCCAATTGTACCACCAAATAACCTGacaagtgctaaattttagaaaaaataatgacagatcattggcaaagggctcATGCTCAGATTCAGGTACAGGTTAAAGGAAGTAGCAAAATGACAGCAATTAGCACTCTACAAAGTCCAATTGTACTTACAAATAGTAGTGACAACAAGTgctaaatttcagaaaaaatattGACAGATCATTGGCAAAGAGCTCATGCTCAGATTCAGGTAGAGGTTAAAGGAAGTAGCAAAATGACAGCAATTAGCACTCTACAAAGTCCAATTGTACTTACAAATAGTAGTGACAACAAGTgctaaatttcagaaaaaataatgacagatcattggcaaagggctcATGCTCAGATTCAGGTACAGGTTAAAGGAAGTAGCAAAATGACCAGCAATTAGCACTCTACAAAGTCCAATTGTACTTACAAATAGTAGTGACAACAAGTGCTAAATTTCAGAAAACATAAATGAAagatcattggcaaagggctaatgCACAGATTCAGGAGCACGTTAAAGGAAGTAGCTAAATGACAGAAATTAGCACAGATCAAAGTAGCATTGGCcttacaaataacctgacaacAAGTGCTCAATTTGAGATAACAGAAATGGCAaatcattggcaaagggctaatgctcagCTACAGGACAAGATTAAATGAAATAGGAAAATGACAGAAATTAGCACAGAACACAGTATAATTGGGCTAACAAATAACCTGACAAGAAGTGCTCCACTTCTGTTAACTAACATGAGAGATCATTTAGCAAAGGGCTATTGCGCAGATTGTGGACCAGATTAAAGGAAATAGGAAAATGACCAGAATGTAGCACAGGTTATGCATTAGATGAAATAATATTGCAAAATGACATGATTTAGGACATAATTGAGATAAATGACTGAATCAGGAATGTACTGATCATGATAAAAGGCCAATGACCTCAAATTCTGAATTATATGCAAGTAGGTACCAAAATGACAGTCATGAGGACAACAGAAGCTATGCAACATCAAAACAGCAGCAACATTGACAAGGCAGCACAAGTACCTGCACAAAGTTGGGCATATGGCATGACATGAAAGCAACAAAGCAAGGGCAGCCACTAGAGCACCATCATAGGCAATTGGCATATGCtcagaatgaaaataacaacaactcaacagcaacctcataggcaatgggcatatgctcagaatcAACACAGCACCATCATAGGCAACAAGCATATGCTCAGAATCAAAATAACAATAAAGCAACAACAACATCATAGGCAATGGCATATGCTCAGAATCAACACAGCACCATCATaggcaatgggcatatgctcagtCATCACCAGTCAGACAGTCATCACATCTGAGGAATCATTGTTCAGTCACAAATCATCTACCAGGAGGCTACCAATAGAACAGGGTCAGCCTGACTGCATAAAAGAATGAAGGAGTGGACCAGGAGGCTCATGCACAAAAAGAAGCCACCATCTGATCAGCagtcactgcacaaaagaatagTCACTGCACAAAAGTAGGTCTCTGCACTAGAGCCTCAGTGCATGTAGAAGTGCTTTGCCAAGTAGGTGTTCAACCACAGCACCCTGTGAGAATTATTCATCTTGACAAAAGCAGTACCATGAGCCTTGTTGCCAAGAAGGTGTTCATAGGCAGCCATCAGTTCTTCATCAGTGAAACCAGGCATGAACATGATAGCATCATAGAGATCAGGGTGCACATCCTCTACCTTGGTCTGAATAATGGCATTGGCAACATTGTTCACAGCATCAGTCATCCCTTGCATCACCAAAATGTCCCCCTCACTAAgcatggacctcttcctcttgttcccTCCTTCTGAACCAAGAGGACCAGCAGCTTGACCCTTCCCTGCCATATCATCCAGCTTAATGTGGTCATTCTCTGAATCTGCAAAGTCAGAAGGGGACCCCAAAGGTTCACTGGATCCCATAGCATATTTCCCTGTTGCCAACCCATTCCCAAAGATCACCTCTATCTGCTGGTAGTTCTCAATGGGCTTGTTCAACAGTTCAGCATCCTTTGGGTGTGCCTGAAATGCAAACAACATATGGTCAGATAATGCATATATAGTAGTAGTTAAAAAATAAGGACAGATCATTACCTGCACATGGCCCTTGTAGTGGTCATCCTCcaaagtgatcatgaagttGTCATCATCCCACAGTGCACTACTCAGCTCTCTCAGCTTGATCACCCTGACCCACCTCTGTCTCCACTTCCTCAAATGGTTGTAGACCTGAGTCCCTGTGACCTCAAGCCCTGAGAACTCAACCACACTCTTGGCAACTTGGTTCAAGTGCACTTCCTTGAACCCCTTGTCAGTTCTGACACCAGTAGAGATCAGTTGACAGAACCGGCGAAGCACAAATGCAGACATCACATTAGTCCACCTCATAGCAGCCCTGGGTTGCTGCCCAGCACCACCAACACCTGCAGCCAGGCCTCCAGCAGTTGCGGCAGCCTGGGCACCAACTTCAGGTGCAGCCTGGGCAGCAGGTTGAGCTGCAGCCTGGCCAGCAGCAGCTGCGGCAGCCTGGCCAGCAGCATGGATGGCAGCTTGGGCAGCAACCTCAGCAGCCTCAAGTTCCTCCAACAGGTCAAACTGACCATTCACTTGTGCCATGTCCTAGTAAACATCATTGCATGTTGCCCATTGCCTCAGGAACTAgtaaaacatcattgcatacAACCCACAGCCTTATGTATGCGCAATAAGTATAGAACAATGCATATACAAACAATAATAACATATCATCATTGTATGTAGCCCAAAGCCTCATGGATAACTAACAGGAATAACATATTATCATTGCATATAGCCCAAAGCCTCATGGATAACTAACAAGAATAACAGATCATCATTGCATATAGCCCAAAGCCTCATGGATAACTAACAGGAATAACAGATCATCATTGCATATAGCCCAAAGCCTCATGGACAACTACCAGGAATAACAGATCATCATTGCATATAGCCCAAAGCCTCATGGACAACTACCAGGAATAACAGATCATCATTGCATATAGCCCAAAGCCTCATGGATAACTAACAGAATGCATATATCATCATAGCACACTTGTCCAAGACTCAAAGTAAGgaagaaacaggaataacagGTCATCATAGCATTGTGGTCCAAGCCTCAATTtgagaaagaaacagaaaaaaatatcatcatagcattgttgtccaagcctcaaagtgagaaagaaagaggaataACAGAAACATCATAGCATTGTTGTCCAAGCCTCAAAGTGAGATAGAAAGAGGAATAACAGATCATCATAGCATTGTTGCCCAAGCCTCAATGTgagaaagaaacaggaataacatAACATC
It includes:
- the LOC101761746 gene encoding RING-H2 finger protein ATL32, giving the protein MTTPRHHAAPPPLLAALILLLLLVGPAAAQGPSRDKDNGGGGGGGYSRQTQPPGFSAPMVVLLVALIAAFFFIGFFSVYMRRCGRGASSGGPAIPASALLALSRQEERNRQRGLDPTVVASFPTMRYAEAKELRVGGKDAALECAVCLSEFEDDEELRLLPRCSHAFHPDCIGEWLAGHVTCPVCRCSLDPQELAAAEANSSGELAGEDQQADSVAIDVSCDGAEEEDRRREEAMELERIGSQRRAVRSRSGRPPLPPPLVPRSHSTGHSLATRLDGDLERFTLRLPEHVRREMVAAGEESLRRTGPAERDRDRDGSAGAARSARLGRSDRWPSFIARTLSSRVPFWSASRRVPVPDAGEPAVAAGTTTEASPRTTKREKTANAADGGAVTPPKGSVRFDCLGGAATAVSGARVGAAAGDSETEDDDEEKAIARQRQA